A region of the Vibrio tubiashii genome:
TATTGCTGTGAACAAGGCTAAGCGCTTGATTATTTGAGTTGAGTAATTCTTCTTCTACCTCTTCAATGACCAACGAAGTTCCATGACTCTCAAAGTAGTTTCGGTACAAATTTACATCATGATAGTCGCCTAACAAGCGCAGCTTATCTTTTGGTACGCCCAAATAGTCAGCCAAGCTTGCCATAGCGCGTGTCGGGGAAGATTGAAACTCATCTTCAAGCCGAGATATTTTTTCTACGGGATGGATAGGGTCTCGATACATGATCACACTGATCACTCTTTGGACAAACCGATAAAGTGTTTGCCAAGTCATGCCTATCAGTAGAACTAGGAATAAAGCATCGGTAAGTCCTAGCTGTGTAATAGGAACGAAAGACGCGAAAGTTGTGGCATAGATTAATGCGGTAGAGGTGATGCTAACGAAGATAAAACAGATGTATTTCGGACTGAAAAAGCGCGAAGTCAGCAGGGCATATCCCATGAACAGCATTTCACTAAGGGATAATGTTGGGGGAAGCCAAGTGAGTGAGAAATTGTCAAAAAAGAAAGTCATGCCAACCTGAATAACTGCGGTGGAGCACATGAATATAGTGATACCCATAAGCATGTAATTGGTTCGCGTTTTTCGTATTCGGTTGCGGCTCTTTTTTAGCGAGAGAAGATTAAAGAAAGTTAACAGCACTAAGATGATGAAGCCTAGAAAGAAATACTTAGTGTAAGGACCAAACTTCAGCTGGAAATTACTGGGCCCAATAATGTCGATGCCTAGAATTGTGCCTCCGGGCATTAGGTTGCTGATAACGCCAAACAAGGTAATGTTAGCAACTAGAATATCTTGCCATAACGCGACGCTTTTATTGGTGTAGTGCTTGTGCAGTTTAGAGATAAAACAGTAGGCTGAGACAAAGGCGAGTAGTGTCGCTAGGTTGGCAACAATTGCCATGTTAATCGCGACATGATCTCCAAATCTTACCAGCAGATCTGTATGGAAATAGCAGTTGCTTAGCGTCCAGAAGAACACCCCCACCGTATAGCAAATATAGTAGGTGTACTGTTTTAAACTGAGTGTCCCATGACGCTTCGCCAAAGCAGTACAAAAATAACCTGCCCAAGCGAGGACAAGTAAAGAGATCGAGAGTAAAACGACCGCTTTGGGATACATCATTTGATGCAATAGATAACTGAACATATTGTTCCGCTTTACTAGTATTTGACGTTGTTAAAACCGATCCGATATTTTTTGTTTGTATGATGGAGCCTAGTGAGAGCACTACTGGGAAGTCTGAGATTTATCGTTTTATGGAGGACTTACAGCAACTCACGGCCAAAGTTGGATCAGAGTTTTGAGATCCTGTTTACCCTAAGTGGAATTTTGTGCAATTTATTTCTTATTATCCCCTGAGGAATATCTCACTTTTTCGGAATGAATTGTCTGTTCTATGAGGGAAGGCGAAATATTGGCTATTGTTATTGATATATTTGATGGGGTGATTGAAAAGGTGTTTTATTTCAAGTTCTTATAGCTCTAGTGTGGTGATTGGTACCGCCCTAGAGCTATAAGAGGGAGTGATTTAATGGATACTCATGGGCAAGGCCGATTTCAACATTTGATCAAGCGCTTCCTTAGTTGTTGGTTTTGAAAGTCTCCCATCCATCAGTTCACTGATCATAGTGAGTTCACGTTCTCCGGATTCTCCTGACAGAGCAATAATTGGGATAGTCGGGAAGGAACGCTTAATGATACTTGCCGCTTCAAAGCCATTCATGACTGGCATCTGAATATCCATAAACACCAGATCAATTGGGTTGCTTTGAATAATCTCAATAGCCACCTTACCATTGTTGGCTAATACGACTCCGTAACCTAGTTGCTCTAAGTAGAGTTTCACTAAGGTACGTTGAATCTCTTTGTCATCAACGACTAAGATCATATGCGCAGGGCTTACACCAAAGTTGAGCTCGCCATTGGACACGGCAAGAGGGGGAGTGGTCACTTCCGCTCTAAGCTCTGCTTTAGGTTTGCTGGTTTGAGTAGCAGCGACGTTGGTTGCTGGGAAAGTAAGCTTAAATTCAGTAAAACTTCCAACTTCTGAATGACAGCTGATTGATCCGCCAAACGATGCCATGACACGTTGACAATAGCCAAGGCCTAAACCGCTACCACCGCTTTTGTTATGGCTGAAAAAATCATCAAAAATTCGAGTTAACAGCTCGGCAGGAATACCTGGTCCAGTATCACGGAACAGTACGTAGTTTTCATACTGGCCTTTCTCGGTACGTATTTCGATGTGGCTATTTGGATAAGAATCAAAATAGTAGATGGCATTGCGTAGCAGGTTGAATAACACGAAGTTAAAAAGAGTGTCATTGATTTTAGCGACGAAGTCTTCATCCAGATCTAACACAATGCGGTTCAGCTCACTGTCATTATCAAAGCCATATTGGTTTATCGCGCTATTAATAGCACCATGAATCAAAGTAGCTTCAGAGGGTTCTTGGTCGAGTGATGAACTATTGACCTCGCGAAGGATGATGTCGATGAGTTGTCTACCACGTTTGATAGCTTGCTTTCCTTTGTCTACGTGCTGTAGAAGGGTATTTGAATCAACAGGCGACAACAGTTTTTGATTGAGAGACTCAAACTCGAATTGTACCTGCGCAAGCGGATTCCTCATTTCGTGTGCGATTGAGTTAGCGAGTGCTTGTGATTGGCGTACTTTCTGCTCGTAATTAATATGAACTTGGACTTTTTGTATTACTCGCTCTAGCGCTTTGAGCTCCTCAAAAGAAAAGTTCACGTCACCTTGTTTGTGGCTAGAAACCAGAACGTGAGAGAGTTTGTTTTTACCTTCGTAGATTGGCAGAACCAGTGCGGATTCCATCTGGTTCATGCTGCTATGAATCGTTGATAGCTCCTTGTCACGGTTCTTCTCAATCGCATCTTCGATCTCATCAATGACCAGAGGCGTCGTGTGATTCTCAAAATAAGAGCGGTACATACTTGCACCTTGATAGTCATCAAGGAGTTTTAGCTTGTCACTTGGAACCCCAAGATAGCTTGCCAAAGCTTCTATCGCCTTACTTGGAGACTTTTGAAACTCATCTTCTAACTGAGCAATTTTCTCAGTAGGTGAGACTGATGAGCCATACAAGGCATAGGTTAAACAAGTTCTGACTAGGCGTGAGGTGTACGGCCAAGAAAGACCAATAGCCATAATAGCTAAAACGCCAGTCGCGGTGCTTACATAATCTAATGGTTTAAAGAGAGTGACGACAAACGTGTACACAGCCGCCGTGATAATCAAAGAGCATCCAACAAGGCAAAGATACCTAAAACTATAAAAACGCGATGCTAGTATCGCGTAGCCCATAAACAGCATTTCGCTAATCGAGAGTGCTGGTGGCAGCCAAGTTAGTGAAAAGTTGTTGAAGAAATAGGTAAAGCCAAGTTGAATAATGGCAGTAGACGCCATAAATATGGTCATACCAAGAATCATGTAGTTGATTCTTGTGCGTCGAATTCGGCTACTGCTACGTTTTATAGACAGCAGATTCAGAAATGTCAGAGCAAATAGAAGTGTTAGGCCAATAAAGAATGGACGAGTGTACTCGCCAAACTCAAGCATAAACTGGCTTGGACCTTCTATCACGACACCTTTAATTGTTAGATCGGGAACGATGTTGATGATAGTGCAAAATATCATCGTTGAACCTGCTAACAGCAACTGCCATGGGCTAGGTCTACTACTCGTGTAGTGTTTTTTTAGCTTAGCGGAGAAATAGTATGCGGAGCTGAAGGCTAACAGAGCCGAAAGGTTCGCGACCACCGCCATCGTCGCACCGATATGTGCTCCCCATTCAACTAACCATCCACTGTGGAAGTAGGCGTTACTCAATATCCATACAAACAACCCTAACGTATAGGTCACATAGTAGACATACTGCTTGAGGCTTTGAGCACCATGCTTTCTCGCTAATGTAGAACAAAAGTAGCCCGCCCACACAAAAACAAGCAAAGCCGTCAGGATAAGAACGACTGCTTTTGGATAGAGTAGCTGCTGTGTAATGTAACTAAGCATATTGTAGCTCTTGTCCTTGATGTCTGTGCTGCTTCAATTGAGTAATGGTACTGACTTTGTACCTGCGATAATTGCATTCAGACAAAGCCTGGCTAAGGGATTTGATAAACCACAACCCCTTATAAGTTGCGAAGCCAGAATCGGAAACGTGGCAATAACTCATTTTTAAGTACGCGCCATTGGTGAGGCTTTGGTAATACTGAATCATCAATGGCTGCTCTATAACAACGAAGGCAACTTGAAAGCTGAGCTTATCGAGTTGCGCCATCAGTCTCTTTTGAGACAAATAAAGGCTGAATATTTTCTGGCTTTGGTTACCGCTGACTGTCAAACGGACAATCTCACAACATTTTTCTTGGACAGTAATATTTTGCCAAAGTGCATTCTCATATTTTGCCGACGAAGTA
Encoded here:
- a CDS encoding sensor histidine kinase; its protein translation is MFSYLLHQMMYPKAVVLLSISLLVLAWAGYFCTALAKRHGTLSLKQYTYYICYTVGVFFWTLSNCYFHTDLLVRFGDHVAINMAIVANLATLLAFVSAYCFISKLHKHYTNKSVALWQDILVANITLFGVISNLMPGGTILGIDIIGPSNFQLKFGPYTKYFFLGFIILVLLTFFNLLSLKKSRNRIRKTRTNYMLMGITIFMCSTAVIQVGMTFFFDNFSLTWLPPTLSLSEMLFMGYALLTSRFFSPKYICFIFVSITSTALIYATTFASFVPITQLGLTDALFLVLLIGMTWQTLYRFVQRVISVIMYRDPIHPVEKISRLEDEFQSSPTRAMASLADYLGVPKDKLRLLGDYHDVNLYRNYFESHGTSLVIEEVEEELLNSNNQALSLVHSNMSKFESALVVPLFESKNKLSHILVSSSKPEGIHFSYEELSALERVLNKVQVHINYEREVRQSQALASSIAHEMRNPFAQLQLEFELLEQAIRQPHSMVQLKYHVNKGTKAIARSHQLIDIITRELGQASLDQAPVVPSLVSSVVCSAIDQYGFENESMRYRVHLDFEQDFVVEINDTLFSFVLFNLVRNATYYFDSYPKSRISIQLKKGHHENYLLFRDTGPGIPEHLIAQIFDDFFSHNKSGGSGLGLGYCQRVMTSFGGSISCHSEIDKYTEFKLTFPAASPSLNEMLIPNPKPKSLLITAASTALN
- a CDS encoding hybrid sensor histidine kinase/response regulator; its protein translation is MLSYITQQLLYPKAVVLILTALLVFVWAGYFCSTLARKHGAQSLKQYVYYVTYTLGLFVWILSNAYFHSGWLVEWGAHIGATMAVVANLSALLAFSSAYYFSAKLKKHYTSSRPSPWQLLLAGSTMIFCTIINIVPDLTIKGVVIEGPSQFMLEFGEYTRPFFIGLTLLFALTFLNLLSIKRSSSRIRRTRINYMILGMTIFMASTAIIQLGFTYFFNNFSLTWLPPALSISEMLFMGYAILASRFYSFRYLCLVGCSLIITAAVYTFVVTLFKPLDYVSTATGVLAIMAIGLSWPYTSRLVRTCLTYALYGSSVSPTEKIAQLEDEFQKSPSKAIEALASYLGVPSDKLKLLDDYQGASMYRSYFENHTTPLVIDEIEDAIEKNRDKELSTIHSSMNQMESALVLPIYEGKNKLSHVLVSSHKQGDVNFSFEELKALERVIQKVQVHINYEQKVRQSQALANSIAHEMRNPLAQVQFEFESLNQKLLSPVDSNTLLQHVDKGKQAIKRGRQLIDIILREVNSSSLDQEPSEATLIHGAINSAINQYGFDNDSELNRIVLDLDEDFVAKINDTLFNFVLFNLLRNAIYYFDSYPNSHIEIRTEKGQYENYVLFRDTGPGIPAELLTRIFDDFFSHNKSGGSGLGLGYCQRVMASFGGSISCHSEVGSFTEFKLTFPATNVAATQTSKPKAELRAEVTTPPLAVSNGELNFGVSPAHMILVVDDKEIQRTLVKLYLEQLGYGVVLANNGKVAIEIIQSNPIDLVFMDIQMPVMNGFEAASIIKRSFPTIPIIALSGESGERELTMISELMDGRLSKPTTKEALDQMLKSALPMSIH